Proteins from a single region of Candidatus Puniceispirillum marinum IMCC1322:
- a CDS encoding multidrug effflux MFS transporter, whose product MPDKNDVSATYNVSGNSPADFKNPSMLLLILLSGIGGFAMVVVVPLIPILADSLGVSYATAQLSLSVFFAAFAIAQLILGPFSDSFGRRTTLVIGMSLFALGSLACAISETALIVILGRGLQGIGAASGMAIARVIINDVHGREKSASLIGYLTMAMVVGPMVAPTISGFVAESIGWRWLFWMLFAVSSCLLVAIIMKLPETVQFSRDADGRRQGIFDGLPLLKNIEFIGLAGNWAFSACVYYAFLAGAAYVVIEQMGRPETEYGAYFIMVSLGYISGNWVAARYGHVYGSARFIMAGTLLALTVTMTQWPFYGMMHPVYVFVPMSIIAFANGLVSPHSASSVMNVVPRLSGAASGLSGFLQIGGGALISLLVGYFQFQFGYTMIIVMFLSACCAFISLMLCWHIIRPSR is encoded by the coding sequence ATGCCAGATAAGAATGATGTGTCTGCCACATATAATGTGTCAGGCAACAGTCCAGCTGATTTCAAAAATCCGTCAATGTTGCTGTTGATTCTACTTTCAGGCATTGGCGGCTTTGCCATGGTTGTGGTGGTGCCACTTATTCCGATTCTGGCTGATAGTCTTGGTGTGTCTTATGCCACCGCACAGCTAAGTTTAAGTGTATTTTTTGCTGCCTTTGCCATTGCCCAACTGATACTGGGCCCGTTCTCGGATAGCTTTGGGCGGCGTACAACACTTGTCATCGGGATGAGTCTGTTTGCGCTGGGTAGTCTGGCTTGTGCAATTTCGGAAACAGCTCTTATCGTTATTTTGGGGCGCGGGCTTCAAGGTATTGGTGCGGCGTCTGGTATGGCCATTGCGCGCGTGATCATCAATGATGTCCATGGCCGTGAAAAATCGGCAAGCTTGATAGGCTATCTAACGATGGCAATGGTTGTGGGGCCGATGGTGGCGCCGACAATTTCTGGATTTGTTGCCGAGTCCATAGGTTGGCGCTGGCTGTTCTGGATGTTGTTTGCGGTTAGTTCGTGTTTGTTGGTGGCGATTATCATGAAGCTGCCGGAAACAGTACAGTTTTCGCGCGATGCCGATGGCCGCCGGCAAGGGATTTTCGATGGCCTGCCTTTATTAAAAAATATCGAGTTCATCGGGCTGGCTGGCAATTGGGCCTTTAGTGCCTGTGTGTATTATGCCTTTCTGGCGGGGGCGGCCTATGTCGTTATCGAACAGATGGGGCGCCCAGAAACCGAATATGGCGCTTATTTCATCATGGTATCGCTGGGATATATATCAGGGAACTGGGTCGCGGCGCGCTATGGACATGTTTATGGGTCAGCACGTTTCATTATGGCAGGTACGCTGCTGGCCTTGACGGTGACAATGACGCAATGGCCTTTCTATGGGATGATGCATCCGGTCTATGTGTTTGTTCCAATGTCGATCATCGCCTTTGCCAATGGTCTTGTCAGTCCGCACTCTGCATCATCGGTGATGAATGTGGTACCGCGTCTGTCTGGTGCTGCCTCGGGTCTTTCGGGATTTCTGCAGATTGGTGGCGGGGCATTAATTAGCTTGCTGGTTGGTTATTTCCAGTTCCAGTTTGGTTATACGATGATTATTGTCATGTTTCTGTCGGCATGCTGTGCGTTCATATCGCTGATGCTGTGCTGGCATATCATCCGCCCATCGCGCTAG
- the typA gene encoding translational GTPase TypA, translated as MTQELRNIAIIAHVDHGKTTLIDSIMKQSGMFRDNQAVDERVMDSGDLEKERGITILAKPTSVVWKDTRINIIDTPGHADFGGEVERVLGMADGVILLTDAAEGPMPQTKFVLGKALAQGLRPIVIINKIDRSDGRPEEVVDEVFDLFVALDANEEQLDFPILYASGRDGWCVEELDDTRENLHPLLDRILAHVAPPQVDAKAPFAMLATLLDSDPYLGRCLVGRVMQGTASVNESVRALNLDGSVVESGRLTKLLRFEGTNRVPVDQVAAGDIVCIAGLSIASVSDTICAPAVTIPLKSTPIDPPTMSVTITVNDSPLAGREGKKVTSTVIRERLLAEAETNVAITFSESGGKDAFEIGGRGELQLGVLIETMRREGFEMTVSRPRVLFQADEASNRLEPMEEVTIDVDEEYSSGVVDGLNRRKGEMLDMRAAGAGKTRLVFLAPSRGLIGYQSRFLTETRGTGVLNRIFHSYAPYKGEIIGRRNGALISTDNGIAVAYALFNLQDRGLMFVSPQTPVYQGMIVGEHNRNNDLEINVLKGKQLTNVRASGTDEAVKLVPAKRMSLEEMMAYINEDELLEVTPENLRLRKMYLDPHARKRAARA; from the coding sequence ATGACACAAGAACTGCGCAATATCGCGATTATTGCCCATGTTGACCATGGCAAAACAACCCTTATCGACTCGATTATGAAGCAAAGCGGCATGTTCCGCGATAATCAGGCGGTTGATGAACGCGTCATGGATTCAGGCGATCTTGAAAAAGAGCGCGGTATTACCATTCTGGCCAAGCCAACTTCGGTGGTCTGGAAAGATACGCGGATCAATATCATTGATACGCCAGGTCACGCTGATTTCGGTGGTGAGGTTGAACGTGTTCTGGGCATGGCCGATGGGGTCATTCTGCTGACTGACGCTGCCGAAGGGCCGATGCCGCAAACCAAATTTGTTCTGGGCAAGGCATTGGCGCAAGGATTGCGCCCGATTGTGATTATCAACAAAATCGACCGCAGTGATGGCCGGCCTGAAGAAGTTGTTGACGAAGTTTTTGATTTGTTCGTAGCGCTTGATGCCAATGAAGAGCAGCTTGATTTCCCCATTCTTTACGCATCAGGCCGTGATGGCTGGTGCGTTGAAGAACTTGATGATACGCGTGAAAATCTGCATCCGCTTCTGGATCGTATTTTGGCGCATGTCGCGCCGCCGCAAGTTGATGCCAAAGCGCCGTTTGCCATGCTGGCAACCTTGCTTGATTCTGACCCTTATCTTGGTCGTTGTCTGGTTGGTCGCGTTATGCAGGGAACAGCATCGGTTAATGAATCGGTACGTGCGCTTAATCTCGATGGCAGTGTTGTTGAATCTGGCCGCTTGACCAAGCTTTTGCGTTTTGAAGGCACCAACCGTGTGCCAGTTGATCAGGTCGCGGCAGGTGACATTGTCTGTATCGCGGGTCTTTCGATTGCGTCTGTGTCGGATACAATCTGTGCACCAGCTGTTACAATACCGTTGAAATCAACGCCAATCGATCCGCCAACAATGTCGGTTACAATCACCGTTAATGATTCACCTCTGGCTGGTCGTGAAGGCAAAAAGGTGACGTCAACAGTTATCCGTGAACGCCTGCTTGCCGAGGCCGAGACTAATGTAGCGATCACATTTTCCGAAAGTGGTGGCAAGGACGCGTTTGAAATTGGTGGACGTGGCGAGCTTCAGCTTGGTGTGCTGATTGAAACCATGCGACGCGAAGGCTTTGAAATGACAGTTTCACGTCCACGTGTGCTGTTCCAGGCTGATGAGGCTAGCAATCGGCTTGAGCCAATGGAAGAAGTCACCATCGATGTCGATGAAGAATATTCAAGCGGTGTGGTTGATGGTTTGAATCGCCGTAAAGGTGAAATGCTGGATATGCGCGCGGCAGGTGCTGGTAAAACGCGGCTTGTTTTTCTGGCACCATCACGCGGCCTGATCGGGTATCAAAGCCGGTTTCTGACCGAAACACGCGGCACAGGTGTGCTGAACCGTATTTTCCATTCCTATGCCCCGTATAAAGGTGAAATTATTGGCCGCCGTAATGGTGCGCTTATTTCCACCGATAATGGCATAGCGGTGGCTTATGCGCTGTTCAATCTGCAGGATCGCGGGTTGATGTTTGTGAGCCCGCAGACACCTGTCTATCAAGGCATGATTGTTGGCGAGCATAACCGGAATAATGATCTTGAGATCAATGTGCTGAAAGGCAAGCAGCTGACCAATGTGCGCGCGTCGGGCACGGATGAAGCGGTCAAATTGGTGCCTGCCAAGCGTATGTCGCTGGAAGAAATGATGGCCTATATCAATGAAGATGAGTTGCTTGAAGTGACACCGGAAAACCTGCGGTTGCGCAAAATGTATCTTGATCCACATGCACGCAAGCGCGCCGCCCGCGCCTAG
- a CDS encoding NfeD family protein, with translation MSLLATLSYWLLLIEVWLILGLFFVILEVTLDGSMVIFLPLGIGSFMNGAILKIQHSTPMDSFAFLPETWEQTLISFAIFTVLASVTLRFVVRHKKADSTPDVNDY, from the coding sequence ATGAGCCTATTAGCTACATTATCTTACTGGCTGTTGCTTATCGAAGTATGGCTCATCTTGGGTTTGTTTTTTGTCATACTTGAAGTCACACTAGATGGAAGCATGGTCATTTTTCTACCGCTTGGCATTGGTAGTTTCATGAATGGGGCTATCTTAAAGATACAGCACAGCACCCCTATGGACTCTTTCGCATTTCTGCCCGAAACGTGGGAACAAACATTGATAAGTTTTGCTATTTTTACGGTGCTGGCATCAGTCACATTACGTTTTGTAGTGCGCCATAAAAAAGCTGACAGCACGCCAGATGTAAATGATTATTGA
- a CDS encoding SPFH domain-containing protein translates to MEIVDVLSSSVAILFTAVVVLTLYLGIKIVPQSQVFVIERFGKYTKTLTAGLSIIVPYLDRVGYKVSILERQLPEFTISVITRDNVEVRLETTVFYRVVDASRSVYRIQDVGGAIHTAASSIVRSAAGKLELDDLQSSRESMNAEIATFLQEAAEIWGIEITRTEITDVIIDDQTKEAQRQQLNAERERRAAIARAEGEKRSIELAADAKLYEAEKIADAVRIEADASAYAIKINAEADAEQTRVIGEAIEKNGQAAVNFEIMKRQVEAIGMLAAGESTKTIIMPTEVTGILGGLETLMSSIPKKGKT, encoded by the coding sequence ATGGAAATTGTTGACGTTTTATCTAGCAGTGTTGCGATCCTTTTTACCGCTGTTGTGGTCTTGACACTATATCTTGGTATAAAAATAGTGCCGCAATCACAGGTATTTGTTATTGAACGCTTTGGCAAATATACAAAAACCTTAACGGCTGGCTTATCTATCATCGTCCCTTATCTTGATCGGGTCGGATACAAAGTCTCTATCCTAGAACGTCAGCTTCCAGAATTTACAATATCAGTTATCACAAGAGATAATGTTGAGGTGAGGCTAGAAACAACAGTATTTTATCGTGTCGTTGATGCTAGTCGGTCAGTGTATCGCATCCAAGATGTTGGCGGTGCCATCCACACGGCGGCCTCGTCAATCGTACGTTCGGCCGCTGGCAAGTTGGAACTCGATGATTTACAGTCCAGTCGAGAATCTATGAATGCGGAGATTGCCACATTCCTGCAAGAAGCCGCCGAAATCTGGGGCATTGAAATTACGCGCACCGAAATCACCGATGTTATCATTGACGATCAAACCAAAGAAGCGCAGCGCCAGCAATTAAATGCTGAACGTGAACGTAGGGCGGCGATTGCCCGCGCCGAAGGAGAAAAAAGGTCAATTGAACTAGCGGCCGATGCCAAACTTTACGAAGCCGAAAAAATAGCTGACGCGGTTCGCATTGAAGCTGATGCTAGTGCATATGCGATCAAGATAAATGCCGAAGCCGACGCCGAGCAAACCCGTGTCATTGGCGAAGCAATCGAAAAAAATGGTCAGGCGGCCGTGAATTTTGAAATTATGAAACGCCAAGTCGAAGCAATCGGAATGCTAGCCGCTGGCGAATCAACCAAAACTATCATCATGCCCACTGAAGTGACTGGTATTCTTGGTGGACTTGAAACCTTGATGTCCAGCATTCCTAAAAAAGGAAAAACATAA